TCCGTCGCAGCCGCAGATGCTGGGGATTGGCGATCGTCGGCCGGAGTCACTCGACGGCAAGACCATGGAACCGATCGAGGCTTACGGTCTGCAGGCGATGTCCATCGGCTTCCTGATCGACATCGACACGCCGATGGTCTGGCGCGGACCGATGGCGACGCAGGCGCTCAACCAGATGCTGAAGGAAACACACTGGAAGGATCTCGATTACCTGGTGATCGACATGCCGCCCGGCACCGGTGACATCCAGCTCACCCTGTCGCAGAGCGTACCGGTCACCGGCGCCGTGATCGTGACCACACCGCAGGACATTGCCTTGCTTGATGCCCGCAAGGGCCTGAAGATGTTCGAAAAGGTTGGCGTGCCCATTCTGGGAGTGGTGGAGAACATGAGCATCCACATCTGTTCCAAGTGCGGCCACGAGGAGCATATCTTCGGTGCCGGCGGCGGACAGTCGATGTGCGACGACTACGGCATCCCGTTTCTCGGTGCCTTGCCGCTCGACATGCAGATCCGGCAGGAGGCCGACGAGGGGGCGCCGACGGTCGTTTCCGATCCGGACGGGCGCATCGCTGCGACGTACAAGTCGATCGCGCGCAAAGTGGCCGTCAGCATCGCCGAAAAGTCCAAGGACATGACGCACAAGTTCCCCAATATCGTGATCCAGAACACCTGACACAACTTTGCGCCGCCGCTTGCTTTCGCATCGGCGGCGCTTGCCCTAAACTACGCGGATTTTTCGACGCCGGATTCTCCGGCTGGCCGCACAGGAAATTTGCCTCATGTCCATCAAGTCCGATAAGTGGATCCGCCGTATGGCCGAACAGCAAGGCATGATCGAGCCTTTCGCGCCGGATCTGGTGCGGGTCAATGACGGCGGCAAGATTGTGTCCTACG
This genomic interval from Parazoarcus communis contains the following:
- the apbC gene encoding iron-sulfur cluster carrier protein ApbC yields the protein MSLTQEAVTEALKSVIDPNTGKDLVSTRCIRNLAVNGADVRFEVELGYPAKSQHEPIRQMLRDALSGLAGMGRVEIEVSSKVVAHSVQQGVKLLPGVKNIIAVASGKGGVGKSTTAANLALALAAEGARVGMLDADIYGPSQPQMLGIGDRRPESLDGKTMEPIEAYGLQAMSIGFLIDIDTPMVWRGPMATQALNQMLKETHWKDLDYLVIDMPPGTGDIQLTLSQSVPVTGAVIVTTPQDIALLDARKGLKMFEKVGVPILGVVENMSIHICSKCGHEEHIFGAGGGQSMCDDYGIPFLGALPLDMQIRQEADEGAPTVVSDPDGRIAATYKSIARKVAVSIAEKSKDMTHKFPNIVIQNT